TCACTGAGTCTCGGGTGGAGACAGCGTGGCCATCATTACGCCATTCGTGCAGGTCGGAACTTACCCGACAAGGAATTTCGCTACCTTAGGACCGTTATAGTTACGGCCGCCGTTTACCGGGCTTCGATCAAGAGCTTCGACCGAAGTCTAACCCCATCAATTAACCTTCCGGCACCGGGCAGGCGTCACACCGTATACGTCATCTTACGATTTTGCACAGTGCTGTGTTTTTAATAAACAGTTGCAGCCACCTGGTATCTGCGACTCTCAATAGCTCCATCCGCAAGGGACTTCACCGTCAAGAGCGTACCTTCTCCCGAAGTTACGGTACCATTTTGCCTAGTTCCTTCACCCGAGTTCTCTCAAGCGCCTTGGTATTCTCTACCCGACCACCTGTGTCGGTTTGGGGTACGATTCCTTACAATCTGAAGCTTAGAGGCTTTTCCTGGAAGCATGGCATCAATGACTTCACTACCGTAGTAGCTCGACGTCGTGTCTCAGCCTTAAAAAGAGCCGGATTTACCTAACTCTTAAGCCTACGCACTTGAACCTGGACAACCGTCGCCAGGCCCACCTAGCCTTCTCCGTCCCCCCATCGCAATTGTAAGAAGTACGGGAATATTAACCCGTTTCCCATCGACTACGCCTTTCGGCCTCGCCTTAGGGGTCGACTTACCCTGCCCCGATTAACGTTGGACAGGAACCCTTGGTCTTCCGGCGAGGAGGTTTTCACCCCTTTATCGTTACTCATGTCAGCATTCGCACTTCTGATACCTCCAGCATGCTTTACAACACACCTTCAACGGCTTACAGAACGCTCCCCTACCCAATAACTAAAAGTTATTGCCGCAGCTTCGGTTTATAGCTTAGCCCCGTTACATCTTCCGCGCAGGCCGACTCGACTAGTGAGCTATTACGCTTTCTTTAAATGATGGCTGCTTCTAAGCCAACATCCTAGCTGTCTAAGCCTTCCCACATCGTTTCCCACTTAGCTATAATTTGGGACCTTAGCTGGCGGTCTGGGTTGTTTCCCTCTCCACGACGGACGTTAGCACCCGCCGTGTGTCTCCCGGATAGTACTTACTGGTATTCGGAGTTTGCAAAGGGTTGGTAAGTCGGGATGACCCCCTAGCCTTAACAGTGCTCTACCCCCAGTAGTATTCGTCCGAGGCGCTACCTAAATAGCTTTCGGGGAGAACCAGCTATCTCCAGGTTTGATTGGCCTTTCACCCCTAGCCACAAGTCATCCGCTAATTTTTCAACATTAGTCGGTTCGGTCCTCCAGTTGATGTTACTCAACCTTCAACCTGCCCATGGCTAGATCACCTGGTTTCGGGTCTATATCCAGAGACTGAACGCCCAGTTAAGACTCGGTTTCCCTACGGCTCCCCTAGATGGTTAACCTTGCCACTGAATATAAGTCGCTGACCCATTATACAAAGGTACGCAGTCACAGGACAAAGCCTGCTCCTACTGCTTGTACGTACACGGTTTCAGGTTCTATTTCACTCCCTCACAGGGTTCTTTTCGCCTTTCCCTCACGGTACTGGTTCACTATCGGTCAGTCAGTAGTATTTAGCCTTGGAGGATGGTCCCCCCATATTCAGACAGGATAACACGTGTCCCGCCCTACTCGATTTCACTGAACACACATCGTCAACTACGGGACTATCACCCTGTATCGTCGGACTTTCCAGACCGTTCGTCTAACGCGTGTAAAGCTTAAGGGCTAGTCCAATTTCGCTCGCCGCTACTTTCGGAATCTCGGTTGATTTCTTTTCCTCGGGGTACTTAGATGTTTCAGTTCCCCCGGTTCGCCTCGTTATGCTATGTATTCACATAACGATACTTACTTATGTAAGTGGGTTTCCCCATTCGGAAATCCCAGACTCAAGTGGCTTTTACTGCCTAATCTGGGCTTATCGCAAGTTAATACGTCCTTCATCGCCTCTGACTGCCAAGGCATCCACCGTGTACGCTTAGTCACTTAACCATACAACCCGAAGGAGTTTCGAGTTGATAATCAAATCACCAAAGTTGTCTGCAATTTTATACATGATGCAGACTCGATTTTGCGGACTCAAATTCCAAGAACACTTGAATGTTTTTAGTTGTATTCATAAATGAATACTTTGAGAACTTTACAAACAACAATAAATTGTTGTTTTGTCAGCTTTCCAAATTGTTAAAGAGCTTGATTTCTAATGAAACCATTTTTAAAAGCACTCATCGAATGCGCTTAAAGATGGTGGGCGATACCGGGCTCGAACCAGTGACCCCCTGCTTGTAAGGCAGGTGCTCTCCCAACTGAGCTAATCGCCCACATTAGTTTTACTTCTTGTGGAAGAAGTCTCGAATGGTGGAGCTAAGCAGGATCGAACTGCTGACCTCCTGCGTGCAAGGCAGGCGCTCTCCCAGCTGAGCTATAGCCCCATCGAGAAAATGGTGGGTCGTGCAGGATTCGAACCTGCGACCAATTGATTAAAAGTCAACTGCTCTACCAACTGAGCTAACGACCCAATGGTATCCCGTAGGGGAGTCGAACCCCTGTTACCGCCGTGAAAGGGCGGTGTCCTAGGCCTCTAGACGAACGGGACACTGGATTTGAAGATTTTGGGAAATCTTCATTCTCTTTACTTTATAAACCATCAATCTGTGTGGACACTCATCACGATAATCATCGTATAAGGAGGTGATCCAGCGCCAGGTTCCCCTAGCGCTACCTTGTTACGACTTCACCCCAGTCATGAACCACAAAGTGGTGAGCGTCCTCCCGAAGGTTAAACTACCCACTTCTTTTGCAGCCCACTCCCATGGTGTGACGGGCGGTGTGTACAAGGCCCGGGAACGTATTCACCGTGGCATTCTGATCCACGATTACTAGCGATTCCGACTTCATGGAGTCGAGTTGCAGACTCCAATCCGGACTACGACGTACTTTTTGGGATTCGCTCACTCTCGCGAGTTGGCAGCCCTCTGTATACGCCATTGTAGCACGTGTGTAGCCCTACTCGTAAGGGCCATGATGACTTGACGTCGTCCCCACCTTCCTCCGGTTTATCACCGGCAGTCTCCTGAGTTCCCGACATTACTCGCTGGCAAACAAGGATAAGGGTTGCGCTCGTTGCGGGACTTAACCCAACATTTCACAACACGAGCTGACGACAGCCATGCAGCACCTGTCTCATAGTTCCCGAAGGCACCAAAGCATCTCTGCTAAGTTCTATGGATGTCAAGAGTAGGTAAGGTTCTTCGCGTTGCATCGAATTAAACCACATGCTCCACCGCTTGTGCGGGCCCCCGTCAATTCATTTGAGTTTTAATCTTGCGACCGTACTCCCCAGGCGGTCTACTTAACGCGTTAGCTCGAAAGCCACGGCTCAAGGCCACAACCTCCAAGTAGACATCGTTTACGGCGTGGACTACCAGGGTATCTAATCCTGTTTGCTCCCCACGCTTTCGCATCTGAGTGTCAGTATCTGTCCAGGGGGCCGCCTTCGCCACCGGTATTCCTTCAGATCTCTACGCATTTCACCGCTACACCTGAAATTCTACCCCCTACAGTACTCTAGTCAGCCAGTTTCAAATGCAATTCCGAGGTTGAGCCCCGGCTTTCACATCTGACTTAACTAACCACCTGCATGCGCTTTACGCCCAGTAATTCCGATTAACGCTCGCACCCTCCGTATTACCGCGGCTGCTGGCACGGAGTTAGCCGGTGCTTCTTCTGTCGCTAACGTCAAATCCATACGCTATTAACGCATGAACCTTCCTCACGACTGAAAGTACTTTACAACCCGAAGGCCTTCTTCATACACGCGGCATGGCTGCATCAGGCTTGCGCCCATTGTGCAATATTCCCCACTGCTGCCTCCCGTAGGAGTCTGGACCGTGTCTCAGTTCCAGTGTGGCTGATCATCCTCTCAGACCAGCTAGGATCGTCGCCTTGGTGAGCCCTTACCTCACCAACTAGCTAATCCCACCTAGGCATATCCTGACGCGAGAGGCCCGAAGGTCCCCCTCTTTGGCCCGTAGGCATCATGCGGTATTAGCCATCGTTTCCAATGGTTATCCCCCACATCAGGGCAATTTCCTAGGCATTACTCACCCGTCCGCCGCTCGCCGCCCAACAAATCCCCCGAAGGTTCAATGTTGTCGCTGCCGCTCGACTTGCATGTGTTAGGCCTGCCGCCAGCGTTCAATCTGAGCCATGATCAAACTCTTCAATTTAAGATTTTGTGACTCAATGAATACTGATTACATTACATAGTAATGTTGAATTGACTGTGCCGATACTAAGTATCGATTGGTCACTCAGTTCATTGAAATCAATTTGAAGCCTAAGCTTCTAATTGGATTATCATCAACGAGTGCCCACACAGATTGATAGGTTTATATTGTTAAAGAGCTTTTCGCTTTGAGTTCTCTCAAAACGGACGGTCATTTTAGCGAGATAAAGTTTAGTGTCAACCACTTTTTTCAAACTTTCTTTCAAGCGTTTGGCTTGGCTAAGTAACCTTGCTAACTTGGCTCTCGTTTCTTTCGAAGCTTTGCCGTGTCAACGAGGGCGCATTATAGAGAAGTGGATTTCTTTGGCAAGCCCTTTTTAAAGGTTTTTCCGATTTTTTTATCGTTCGGCTACTTATTAAGCTAAAACCGCCAAAATAGGCGGTTTTGTTTACAATTGTTTAAATTTTTCGGCAAATAAAGTCACTTTTTTCCAGTTAGTATATTCCACTTCTTTACTGGTATCCGTTTCACCGCCAGTTAAGGTCATAATGAGTTTAATCATCATTTTATCGAACCAGCTATATCTAGGGTAATAGAGGGCACCGGCAAACACGCCGATCAACTTAGGTTGCCATGGCGATAACTTGAGAAACTTCTTAATGTAGACACTGCCTTCCGGCGTATCTTTACCTTGGTCTTCTTTTCTGGCGGTAAGGTTGACGCAAAAGAAAGCGACTTTATGCTGATTAAGCTGCCCTAGATTAGCGTTAATAAATTGGTATAGCTTTTTATTGAGCTTGCCATAACGAATGGATGCACCAATAAGCACTCTGTCATACACAGAGAAATCAATCTCACCTACTTGATGCAAATCCACTAGCTCACATTGAAACTCGCTTAGCTCTGTTTCAATATGTTTGAGAATTTTAATGGTTTGCCCTTCACGAGAAGAATAAAGAAAGAGTATTTTTTCCACTGTATGTCCTTAGCTACGCCAGAAGGTTGGAGTTAATAGAATAAGCAAAGTGAATATTTCCAGACGACCAAACAGCATCGACACCACCAACACCCATTTTGCCTTGTCATTGATTTCACCAAAATGCAGCGAAACCTCCCCTAATCCAGGGCCCAAGTTATTCAATGTCGCAGCAACCGCCGAGAACGCGCTTAGTTCATCCATACCGGTTGCGATCAGTGCCAACATACACACGACAAACACGAGAGTATAAGCAGAGAAAAATCCCCATACGGCGTCAACTACTCGCTGCGGTAGTGCATTACCACCAAGTTTAATCGTGTATACCGCGCGAGGATGAACCAGACGTTTTAGTTCACGAGCACCTTGCAGCGTCAAAAGTAAAATGCGAATAACCTTCATCCCACCACCTGTTGAACCAGCACATCCTCCAATAAAAGATGAAAACAGGAGCAATACGGGTAAAAACAGTGGCCAATCAGCAAAACCTGTGGTGGTAAAACCAGCAGTGGTTGAAATCGAAACCGTCTGGAATAGAGCCTGATCAAATGCCTCATAAATGGTGTCGTAAGAATGATGATTAAGAAGCATTAGAAAACAAATTAAGAATAACAATACCTGAATAAAAACAAAGGCACGAAATTCCGGATCTCGCCAGTAGTATTTAGGGTGAACGCCACCCGTAGCAAATGCGGCAAAGTGTAGCGAGTAGTTACAAGCCGAAATAAGCAGAAATACAACCGTAATCATATTGATCGCATAGCTATCAAAATAACCCATACTGGCATCATGGGTTGAGAAGCCACCGATGGCGATAGTTGAGAAACTATGTCCAATCGCATCAAATGGTGTCATGCCCGCAAGCCAAAATGCCAATGCACAAGCAATGGTTAAGCTTAAATAGATATACCAAAGCGCTTTTGCTGTTTCGGCGATACGTGGCGTCATTTTGCTGTCTTTTACGGGACCGGGAATTTCTGCGCGATATAACTGCATGCCACCGATACCCAATACAGGCAAAATGGCCACAGCAAGTACGATGATTCCCATGCCACCAAACCATTGCAGAAACTGACGATAAAACAGAATTGCTTTAGGTAAATGGTCAAGACCGACAATAACCGTCGCCCCTGTCGTCGTCAGTGCAGAAAAGGATTCAAAAAAGGCATCAGTCACTGAGATATTAGGGTTGTCAGAAAGGAGGAATGGTAGCGAACCCGCACTGCCGATTACCGTCCAAAAAAGCACAACGATAAGAAAGCCGTCACGGGCTTTTAATTCATGCTTGTGATGTCGATTAGGAAACCAAGAAACAACACCACAGAACAACAAGACAAAGAAGGTGGTAACAAAAGGCACACCCGCACCATCTCGATAAATCAGCGCCACTAAGGCAGGCGCAAGCATCGAGACGCTAAACAGGGCCAGTAACAGCCCGACGATTCGGATAATAGATCGAAATTGCATTATAAATTGATGAGCGAAGCTAAGCTTCAGACTTCCTATTCAATCCCTTTAATTGGGGTAACTATGGCTTTTGCGCCACTTTTATTAATGATGGTTTGAGTAAACGCATCCAATTCTCGAGCTTCTAATTCAAGCACTAGCTCCACCCCATCACTGTATTTTGCTTCTACTTCCTGTACACCAAATTGACCATACAATGATTGTGCTATCGGCATGAAAGCATAGTCTAACTGGAGCTTGACTAATGTGGTGATTTTTTTCTCGATTGTTTGAAGCAGCTTTAATGCTTGTTGTACACCGCCGCCATACGCTTTCACTAACCCACCCGTACCAAGACGAATCCCACCGTAATAACGAGTGACCACAGCACTTATCTCTCCCACTCCAGAGCCTGACAATTGCGCCAGAATCGGTTTGCCTGCCGTGCCTGAGGGCTCGCCATCATCACTAAAACCCCATTGCATTGAATCTTCCGGTCGCCCCGCAACAAAAGCCCAACAGTTATGGCGTGCATCGGGATGTTTTTCTTGATGCTATCGACAAATGTTTTGGCACTTTCAGGATTAGGAGTGTGCGCTAAATAAGTAATGAAATGGCTTTTCTTGATCTCTTCTTCAAAAGTCACCGCCGCCGCGGGAATTAAATAAGGTTTCTGATTCATGATTGGACCGTTGTTCGATAATGAAACAAGTTTATCACGGGCATGGTGTAAACATAGAGTGGAATATCTCAATCACAATGTTAAACACTTGTTTGAAAATTGTATTGAAATTAAGCATTCTCAAGTCCAAACTAAGAGCGAAACAATAGATACCTACAAAAATCCTATAGGAATATCCAGCAACTCGTGCTGAACGATGCTCTTGACGTTGCTTGGGTATAGATTAAATGTCACGGAGATAGACATGATTTACCAAGCCAATAACCTCTATGTAAAGGAAGTGAAACCGAATATCGCCGAGCTATGTTTTAGCTCAGATGGTCCGGTTAACAAACTCGATTTGGCCACGTTGCAATCCTTAGATGCTGCACTGGATGCCATACTTAAAACCAATCACCTACAAGGTCTATTACTCACCACCGACAAAGATGCCTTTATTGTCGGCGCTGATATCACTGAATTTTTGGGTTTATTTGCCTTAGCTGAAAATGAACTCGACCAATGGTTAC
Above is a window of Vibrio taketomensis DNA encoding:
- the hemG gene encoding menaquinone-dependent protoporphyrinogen IX dehydrogenase, translated to MEKILFLYSSREGQTIKILKHIETELSEFQCELVDLHQVGEIDFSVYDRVLIGASIRYGKLNKKLYQFINANLGQLNQHKVAFFCVNLTARKEDQGKDTPEGSVYIKKFLKLSPWQPKLIGVFAGALYYPRYSWFDKMMIKLIMTLTGGETDTSKEVEYTNWKKVTLFAEKFKQL
- a CDS encoding TrkH family potassium uptake protein, coding for MQFRSIIRIVGLLLALFSVSMLAPALVALIYRDGAGVPFVTTFFVLLFCGVVSWFPNRHHKHELKARDGFLIVVLFWTVIGSAGSLPFLLSDNPNISVTDAFFESFSALTTTGATVIVGLDHLPKAILFYRQFLQWFGGMGIIVLAVAILPVLGIGGMQLYRAEIPGPVKDSKMTPRIAETAKALWYIYLSLTIACALAFWLAGMTPFDAIGHSFSTIAIGGFSTHDASMGYFDSYAINMITVVFLLISACNYSLHFAAFATGGVHPKYYWRDPEFRAFVFIQVLLFLICFLMLLNHHSYDTIYEAFDQALFQTVSISTTAGFTTTGFADWPLFLPVLLLFSSFIGGCAGSTGGGMKVIRILLLTLQGARELKRLVHPRAVYTIKLGGNALPQRVVDAVWGFFSAYTLVFVVCMLALIATGMDELSAFSAVAATLNNLGPGLGEVSLHFGEINDKAKWVLVVSMLFGRLEIFTLLILLTPTFWRS